One segment of Methylotuvimicrobium sp. KM2 DNA contains the following:
- a CDS encoding DUF3299 domain-containing protein — MKIVHTLLKLILCLALAMPVLLVSADSYKTLEWTDLMPQSDLDALMNGPEITHDTPEIPLDSQISNQVRQAIEQAADSAYQKALVSTDVRPELNETKVRIPGFMVPLEFDDTQQVTEFFVVPYFGACIHVPPPPPNQLIHVVYPKGFKLQDLYMPFWFQGVLRTELFSKDVGTGKAISAYSMQVATIDEYEEE, encoded by the coding sequence ATGAAAATAGTTCATACCTTGTTAAAACTCATCTTGTGCTTGGCGTTGGCGATGCCGGTTTTGTTAGTGTCGGCGGATAGTTATAAGACCCTTGAATGGACCGACTTGATGCCGCAAAGCGATTTGGATGCTCTAATGAACGGACCGGAGATCACGCACGACACGCCGGAAATCCCGCTCGATTCGCAGATTTCGAATCAAGTGCGTCAAGCCATCGAACAGGCGGCGGACAGTGCCTATCAAAAGGCTTTGGTTTCGACCGACGTGAGGCCGGAATTAAACGAAACTAAAGTTCGAATTCCGGGTTTTATGGTGCCTTTGGAGTTTGACGACACACAGCAGGTTACCGAATTTTTCGTGGTCCCGTATTTCGGGGCTTGTATCCATGTTCCGCCGCCGCCGCCCAATCAGTTGATTCATGTCGTTTATCCTAAAGGCTTTAAATTGCAAGATCTTTATATGCCTTTTTGGTTTCAAGGCGTATTGAGGACCGAATTATTCAGCAAGGATGTTGGTACCGGCAAGGCTATATCGGCCTATTCGATGCAAGTCGCAACGATCGATGAGTATGAAGAAGAGTAG
- a CDS encoding DUF2796 domain-containing protein: MKNRFLILFLSLCLFSAPTLAEKRHHDAHIHGVAELNIVIENDTVLIEFESPAINLIGFEHKPRNDAQQLELQNALALLNDVDITASFEKGKCRATETHVRGPFDDDDQEGTEHGEQEEHSEFHAVYTLSCQNASAIGSVRTQLFDRFPGFEAIRVRWVGSKGQGTALLNNQSTIFSIE; the protein is encoded by the coding sequence ATGAAAAACCGTTTCTTAATCCTATTCCTGTCGCTTTGCCTATTTTCCGCTCCAACTTTGGCTGAAAAACGCCATCATGATGCCCATATTCATGGCGTCGCCGAACTGAATATTGTCATCGAGAACGATACCGTTCTAATCGAGTTCGAATCTCCGGCGATTAATCTGATCGGCTTTGAGCACAAACCTCGGAACGATGCGCAGCAACTCGAATTGCAAAATGCTTTGGCGTTATTGAATGACGTCGACATCACTGCATCGTTCGAAAAAGGCAAATGCCGCGCAACCGAAACGCATGTCCGGGGACCATTCGACGATGACGATCAAGAAGGAACGGAACACGGCGAACAGGAAGAACATTCCGAATTTCATGCGGTTTATACTCTATCGTGCCAAAACGCATCGGCCATCGGCTCTGTCCGCACTCAACTATTCGACCGTTTTCCCGGATTCGAAGCCATTCGAGTCCGCTGGGTCGGTAGCAAAGGGCAAGGCACGGCACTCTTGAATAATCAATCGACGATTTTTTCGATCGAATAA
- a CDS encoding cold-shock protein has protein sequence MSELVTGTVKWFNDEKGFGFIEQEGGKDVFVHHSAINGTGRKTLREGQKVTMEVSQGQKGPQAENVTPA, from the coding sequence ATGTCCGAGTTAGTTACAGGTACCGTTAAGTGGTTCAATGATGAAAAAGGTTTTGGATTTATTGAACAAGAAGGCGGCAAAGATGTCTTCGTTCACCACAGCGCAATTAACGGCACCGGCCGGAAAACTTTGCGTGAAGGCCAAAAGGTCACGATGGAAGTGAGCCAAGGTCAAAAAGGCCCTCAAGCAGAGAACGTAACACCTGCTTAA
- a CDS encoding fused MFS/spermidine synthase has protein sequence MTSFFTVTLFFLSGLAVLGYQLVWTRMFAVGLGHELTSMLAVVAAFFGGLTAGAFLLDKRISVSRRPALWYAGLELTIGLWALLSAFVIPTVNDWARTWLGVEPGLLHFWGVAFIVPFFALLPATLAMGATLPAADRWLAQIKADPRQIALAYSVNTAGAVLGVLAASFWLMPWLGYRYTLFALALVNGCVALSAGLFYFRKSELSFLEKTRIKKTHKQPSPLFWRLLITGFLSIAYEVVTVRVMAQVLEGTVYSFAAVLAVYLTGTAIGAGLYHRFGRNRDGDRLLARLLFSLSLVCLAGLSALYLTHGLYWWVRTGLGDSLGAVLFAELIVALPVLLPPTLIMGALFSHLVQSARHARGGVGWALGVNMAGGLAAPLVAGVVLVPLLGTQWTLIGIALAYWLLMPRLSMLPRWAYALPAFLVLLLPGRLQIVTLRPGESVLEYREGAMASVAVIEQQNERNLRVNNRFQMGGTGVRAQRLQRMQTHVPMLLHPKPCDVLYLGVATGVTVGAALTHRESRIDAVELVPDSLALLPYFSPYNVELHKNPRVRLYASDARRYVRTSHQQYDVVMGDLFHPGRDGGGLLYTREHFQAIEQRLAPGGLFCQWLPLYQMDEAMLRSVIKTFQSVFGRTEAWLAGFDLGYPSLALIALSGDTARPEAIESTIGINQSLRQHLHLAAVRSSVQLAGHFLADHRELADYAEGAPINTDDRPVILFDAPKFTLKRGVASYESFAALLNTIQFQEASTLLSLSSDADAEFTDRVGAFVKARNLYFATMIDHNDDEARALIGYLQSVETRADFTLAYAQIVSMAIGKAQKEPETARQWLQKLIAIRPEIPGARDVLYRLPVL, from the coding sequence ATGACTTCATTTTTTACGGTCACTTTGTTTTTTTTGTCCGGCCTTGCAGTCTTAGGTTATCAACTGGTCTGGACGCGCATGTTTGCGGTTGGTCTAGGGCACGAGCTAACTTCTATGTTGGCGGTCGTGGCGGCATTCTTCGGTGGGTTGACCGCAGGCGCTTTTTTATTAGACAAGCGGATCAGCGTCAGCCGGCGTCCGGCTTTGTGGTATGCCGGTCTGGAATTGACCATCGGCCTTTGGGCATTGCTTAGCGCATTTGTCATTCCCACAGTCAACGATTGGGCGCGGACTTGGCTTGGTGTCGAACCGGGCTTACTGCATTTTTGGGGCGTTGCCTTCATCGTGCCGTTTTTTGCTTTACTACCGGCAACTCTGGCCATGGGGGCAACGCTGCCGGCAGCCGATCGCTGGTTAGCGCAAATCAAGGCCGATCCGCGTCAAATAGCGCTGGCGTATTCGGTCAACACTGCCGGTGCGGTGTTGGGCGTGCTGGCTGCAAGTTTTTGGTTGATGCCTTGGTTGGGATACCGCTATACATTGTTTGCATTGGCGCTCGTTAACGGTTGTGTCGCGCTCTCTGCTGGATTGTTTTATTTTCGAAAGTCTGAATTATCTTTTCTCGAAAAAACGAGAATCAAAAAAACGCATAAGCAACCGTCGCCGCTGTTTTGGCGCTTGTTGATCACAGGGTTTTTGAGTATCGCCTATGAAGTCGTTACGGTAAGGGTGATGGCTCAGGTGCTCGAAGGCACCGTTTACAGTTTTGCCGCAGTGCTGGCCGTTTATTTGACCGGCACCGCAATCGGCGCCGGGCTTTATCATCGCTTCGGCCGCAATCGCGATGGTGATCGTCTGTTGGCGAGATTGTTGTTCTCGTTGAGTTTAGTTTGTCTCGCCGGACTTTCGGCGCTTTATTTAACGCATGGTTTATATTGGTGGGTAAGGACCGGTCTCGGCGATAGTTTAGGTGCGGTGCTGTTCGCTGAATTGATCGTGGCCTTGCCGGTGCTTTTGCCGCCGACTTTGATCATGGGCGCCTTGTTTAGTCATCTAGTGCAATCGGCCCGACACGCTAGAGGCGGTGTCGGTTGGGCCTTGGGCGTCAATATGGCCGGCGGCTTGGCGGCTCCTTTGGTCGCAGGCGTCGTTTTGGTGCCGCTGCTCGGCACCCAATGGACATTGATCGGCATTGCATTGGCTTATTGGCTGCTAATGCCCCGATTGTCGATGTTGCCTCGGTGGGCTTATGCGCTACCGGCATTCCTTGTTTTGCTGTTACCCGGTCGTTTGCAGATCGTTACACTAAGGCCCGGCGAGTCGGTATTAGAGTACCGGGAAGGCGCGATGGCCTCGGTAGCCGTGATCGAGCAGCAAAACGAACGTAATCTGCGCGTCAACAATCGTTTCCAAATGGGCGGAACAGGCGTTCGCGCCCAGCGTTTGCAACGCATGCAAACTCATGTGCCGATGTTGTTGCATCCGAAGCCGTGCGATGTTCTGTATCTCGGCGTAGCGACCGGCGTAACGGTCGGCGCCGCGCTGACTCACCGAGAATCTCGCATCGATGCGGTCGAATTAGTGCCGGACTCCTTGGCGTTATTGCCTTATTTTTCGCCGTACAACGTCGAATTGCACAAGAATCCCCGTGTTCGTCTTTATGCGTCCGATGCCAGACGTTATGTTAGAACGTCACATCAGCAATATGATGTTGTGATGGGGGATTTGTTTCATCCCGGGCGTGACGGCGGCGGCTTGCTTTATACCCGTGAACATTTTCAAGCGATAGAGCAGCGATTGGCGCCTGGAGGCTTGTTCTGCCAGTGGCTGCCTCTGTATCAAATGGATGAAGCCATGTTACGTTCGGTGATCAAAACTTTTCAATCGGTGTTCGGTAGAACCGAGGCCTGGTTGGCGGGTTTCGATTTGGGGTACCCCTCGCTGGCTTTGATTGCATTGTCCGGGGATACGGCACGTCCCGAAGCAATCGAAAGCACGATCGGCATCAATCAATCTTTAAGACAACATCTCCATTTGGCGGCGGTGCGAAGTTCCGTGCAATTGGCGGGGCATTTTTTGGCCGATCATCGCGAGTTGGCCGATTATGCCGAAGGTGCGCCAATCAATACCGACGATCGCCCCGTTATTTTATTCGATGCGCCGAAGTTTACTCTCAAACGCGGTGTTGCTTCTTATGAATCTTTCGCAGCTTTGTTAAACACAATACAGTTCCAAGAAGCAAGCACTTTGCTGTCCTTGAGCAGTGACGCCGATGCTGAATTTACCGATCGAGTCGGTGCCTTCGTCAAGGCGCGTAACCTTTATTTTGCGACGATGATCGACCACAACGACGACGAAGCCAGAGCATTGATCGGCTATTTGCAATCGGTTGAAACCAGAGCGGATTTTACATTGGCTTACGCCCAAATCGTCAGCATGGCGATCGGCAAAGCCCAAAAAGAACCGGAAACCGCGCGTCAATGGCTGCAAAAACTGATTGCGATTCGACCTGAAATTCCAGGCGCAAGAGATGTGCTTTACCGTTTGCCGGTTCTCTGA
- a CDS encoding TonB-dependent receptor: MKIPTVIYWLVLTLSILSPSGMLWASEPDHSENGEIILESAEQDSMETTENTEPESGEYDVEFEKMVIEAIAPTADSTSELSDIDLRLKSASTLGKTLERELGVYNASFGPGVGQPIIRGMGGPRVRVMHDGIGSHDASAMSQDHAVAAESLLADSITIHRGPATLRYGSGAIGGVVDVKHKRIPDSMPVKPIEGTAEYRYDHNPKENAGMVGIDAGKGNVAVHLDYFQRGNENTRIPGFALDEAAVRKQLKTDAELNNSKGEIKNTDGESRGGSAGISWIGDLGYVGTSYNHTYKAYGLPPGDPGGHSHVGVAPGASDQGEAIRFEMEQRRYDVEAMLFNPIPYIESVSVKTGYVDYEHEEGEPGFSVLFTNEVLETRFELEHRFIDQWSGFLGLQWQDREFLAENLVPQSQIDSLGLFFTEKLDVLDELTLEFGGRYERQVTEPNEKLLNRNLFGQPVQVPTRRLTHNPSSLAASITYRPFDGGSIYLAWQNSERAPDIQEMYSLGPHPVNRSFDIGRLDLAVERASNREIGIRYDDALISLQGNAYQKDVKDFIYQENLGLFYQLDTNTLKASCSDGLRGCFPIYGFRGDDAEFYGYEAEIKFHPSFDWGTPHLTLFSDYVRGRFRDRALGDVPRLPPQRYGFEVGL; encoded by the coding sequence ATGAAAATCCCCACTGTCATTTATTGGTTAGTGTTAACGTTGAGCATTTTATCGCCGAGCGGCATGCTTTGGGCATCGGAGCCGGATCACTCTGAAAACGGCGAGATTATTTTAGAAAGTGCTGAGCAAGACTCGATGGAAACAACCGAAAACACCGAGCCCGAATCTGGCGAATACGATGTGGAATTTGAAAAGATGGTCATCGAAGCCATCGCGCCGACGGCCGATTCGACATCCGAATTATCCGATATTGATTTACGCTTGAAATCGGCCAGTACCTTGGGCAAAACCTTGGAACGTGAACTGGGGGTTTACAATGCGTCGTTCGGTCCCGGAGTCGGCCAGCCGATCATTCGCGGCATGGGCGGCCCAAGGGTGCGCGTGATGCATGACGGAATCGGTTCGCACGACGCGTCGGCGATGAGCCAGGATCATGCGGTAGCGGCCGAGTCGTTACTTGCCGATAGTATTACGATTCACAGGGGACCGGCCACCTTGCGCTACGGCAGCGGCGCAATCGGCGGCGTCGTCGATGTCAAGCATAAGCGCATCCCTGATAGCATGCCGGTAAAGCCGATCGAAGGTACTGCCGAGTACCGCTATGACCACAATCCCAAAGAAAATGCCGGCATGGTCGGTATCGATGCCGGCAAAGGCAATGTTGCCGTCCATCTCGATTATTTTCAACGCGGCAACGAAAATACACGGATTCCGGGATTCGCATTGGACGAAGCGGCGGTACGCAAACAACTGAAAACCGATGCTGAGTTAAACAACAGCAAGGGCGAAATCAAAAACACCGATGGGGAAAGCCGAGGCGGTTCGGCCGGAATTTCCTGGATCGGCGATCTCGGCTATGTCGGCACCAGTTACAACCACACCTATAAAGCATACGGTTTGCCGCCGGGCGATCCGGGCGGCCATAGTCATGTCGGTGTTGCCCCCGGGGCAAGCGATCAAGGCGAAGCGATACGTTTTGAAATGGAACAACGGCGCTACGATGTCGAGGCTATGTTGTTCAATCCGATTCCCTACATCGAGTCGGTCTCGGTCAAGACCGGTTATGTCGATTACGAACATGAAGAAGGCGAGCCCGGATTCTCGGTCTTATTTACCAATGAAGTCTTAGAAACCCGTTTCGAGCTCGAGCATCGATTCATCGATCAGTGGTCCGGCTTTTTGGGTTTGCAATGGCAAGACCGTGAATTTTTAGCTGAAAACCTGGTTCCTCAGTCGCAAATCGATTCGTTGGGTTTGTTTTTTACCGAAAAGCTGGATGTTTTGGATGAGTTGACATTGGAGTTTGGTGGACGGTATGAACGACAGGTTACCGAGCCTAATGAAAAACTGCTCAATCGGAATTTGTTCGGGCAACCGGTTCAGGTGCCGACAAGAAGATTGACGCATAATCCGAGTTCATTGGCTGCAAGTATTACATACAGACCTTTCGATGGGGGTTCAATTTATTTGGCATGGCAAAACTCGGAGCGCGCGCCCGATATACAGGAAATGTATTCGCTCGGGCCGCATCCGGTCAATCGTAGTTTCGATATCGGTCGATTGGATTTGGCGGTTGAACGTGCTAGTAATCGTGAAATTGGGATTCGTTACGACGATGCCTTGATTTCATTACAAGGCAATGCCTACCAAAAGGATGTCAAGGACTTTATTTATCAAGAAAACCTGGGGCTTTTCTATCAACTCGATACGAACACCCTAAAGGCTTCTTGCTCGGATGGACTTAGAGGCTGTTTTCCAATATACGGCTTTCGCGGCGACGATGCGGAATTTTACGGTTACGAAGCAGAAATTAAATTTCATCCGTCGTTCGATTGGGGTACGCCGCATTTAACGCTTTTTTCCGACTACGTTCGCGGGCGTTTCAGAGATAGAGCGCTTGGCGATGTACCTCGCTTGCCTCCGCAACGTTACGGATTCGAGGTCGGTTTGTAA
- a CDS encoding kelch repeat-containing protein — MSVLSKLIFGRSFLLMVVLFVPSARGLASFHQDIEVSGQGSAIKAGFCSEADHGCDIVGVEHLGLPPNTVPTDFETGKDIYVTAFTHFVFSGQHSTDNPGFQSTAGSLLSSELVSYQALGVLEFWNPAIGAWSFAPDNVKLRLAGGLKITEVADQNCGLVFCPPRVTTETSFTTFTANGVTGAASLIVGQAAANGSFHSHLDWFLETSSGAANGGPQGAYLVEMRLSSDKRQTPSDSFYILFNNQLPAEQFQSAVSQRVLGSESPQDPQPPVPEPEVSAWKAFELATSDLLGDEPIALAAIGNKAYLIPEDANKGLAVLDSSASLDGKHSGAFVNGKLYVFDAEAGATRVFEIESSDFVEKESLAAMPTIRFGATAMVTDNDEVFVFGGKQTRSNGASRMINRLESFNPETNEWKRHRNIPGINRREGAALAAVSIDGKTHAYLLGGGVLQKNRLFGAIAAYDFDLNRWQTRAMTPMPTPRVFQSGIQAPVLDGKIYLIGGRSVNSAGGLSKSDKVEIYDPVSNTWQIGPNLPKVIAEPLSFTVDGKIYVIDAGQQPAQSAITAWELDSAWKPSLEEDQTCDLDGDGRFTNRDVNLFARACRAETSYWNCDLTEEGASIARNIREYRLQWWDYRNQTCP; from the coding sequence ATGAGTGTCTTAAGTAAATTAATTTTTGGGCGTAGCTTCTTATTGATGGTGGTTTTATTTGTGCCGTCGGCAAGAGGTTTGGCGTCTTTTCATCAAGATATCGAGGTATCGGGCCAGGGTTCGGCAATCAAGGCGGGGTTTTGTTCGGAAGCGGATCATGGATGCGATATTGTCGGTGTCGAGCATTTAGGCCTCCCACCGAATACGGTACCGACCGATTTTGAAACCGGAAAGGATATTTATGTCACCGCGTTCACACACTTTGTTTTTTCCGGGCAGCATTCAACCGATAACCCCGGATTTCAGTCGACCGCGGGTTCGCTTTTAAGCAGTGAACTCGTTTCCTATCAAGCGCTCGGGGTATTGGAGTTTTGGAATCCGGCTATAGGAGCCTGGAGTTTTGCGCCGGATAATGTGAAACTTCGATTGGCGGGCGGTCTGAAAATAACCGAAGTAGCCGACCAAAATTGCGGACTGGTTTTTTGTCCGCCGAGAGTCACGACTGAAACCAGTTTCACGACTTTTACCGCCAACGGTGTAACAGGCGCGGCGTCTTTGATCGTTGGGCAAGCGGCAGCGAACGGCTCCTTTCATTCCCACCTCGATTGGTTTTTGGAAACCTCCTCGGGAGCCGCGAATGGCGGTCCGCAAGGGGCTTATTTAGTGGAGATGCGCTTATCTTCCGATAAGCGCCAGACGCCGTCGGATTCTTTTTATATCTTGTTCAATAATCAATTGCCTGCCGAGCAATTCCAGTCGGCTGTATCTCAACGTGTCTTGGGTTCCGAGTCGCCGCAAGATCCGCAGCCGCCGGTACCCGAACCTGAAGTCAGCGCTTGGAAAGCGTTTGAATTGGCGACTTCCGATCTATTGGGCGATGAGCCGATCGCCTTGGCGGCAATCGGCAATAAAGCCTATTTGATTCCTGAAGATGCAAACAAGGGTTTAGCGGTGCTCGACTCAAGTGCGTCTTTAGACGGGAAGCATTCAGGCGCCTTCGTTAACGGCAAGCTTTATGTTTTTGACGCAGAGGCTGGAGCAACGCGGGTGTTCGAAATAGAAAGTAGTGATTTCGTGGAGAAAGAGTCCCTGGCTGCCATGCCGACAATTCGATTTGGCGCGACGGCGATGGTAACGGACAATGATGAAGTTTTTGTCTTCGGCGGCAAACAAACCCGGTCGAATGGCGCAAGCAGAATGATCAATCGTCTCGAAAGCTTTAATCCCGAAACCAATGAATGGAAAAGGCATCGCAACATACCCGGTATTAATCGGCGCGAAGGCGCCGCCTTGGCCGCTGTCTCTATCGACGGCAAAACCCACGCCTATCTTCTAGGCGGCGGCGTGCTGCAAAAAAATAGACTATTCGGTGCGATTGCTGCCTACGATTTTGATCTCAATCGCTGGCAGACGAGAGCCATGACTCCGATGCCGACGCCGAGAGTATTTCAAAGCGGTATACAGGCCCCGGTGTTGGATGGAAAAATCTATCTAATCGGCGGACGTTCCGTTAATAGCGCCGGCGGCTTGTCCAAGTCGGATAAAGTCGAAATCTATGACCCGGTGTCCAATACTTGGCAAATCGGCCCGAACTTGCCTAAAGTGATAGCCGAGCCGTTATCGTTTACGGTCGATGGAAAAATTTACGTCATCGATGCAGGTCAACAACCCGCGCAATCGGCAATAACCGCATGGGAGCTGGATAGCGCCTGGAAACCCTCGCTGGAAGAAGATCAAACCTGCGATTTAGATGGCGATGGACGATTCACTAATCGCGATGTCAATTTGTTTGCCCGCGCTTGCAGAGCCGAAACGTCTTACTGGAATTGCGATTTAACCGAAGAAGGTGCGTCTATCGCTAGAAATATTAGGGAATATCGGCTCCAATGGTGGGATTATAGAAATCAAACGTGCCCTTAA
- a CDS encoding IS110 family transposase, with product MNTSVIGLDIAKNIFHLYTLNADNKVIKKKLKRAQVLTFFANYPVSTIGIEACGSSHYWARELTKLGHEVMLLNAKFVKSFVVGNKNDFNDAQAIFDAVGRPNKRVVSIKTEVQQDMQLLHNLRQDLVKRRTAVVNQIRGALLERGIAIHKGVDQVRKQLPDILEDAENGLTALCRELIAEQAERLRELDKAIKEQDKRLGRLSQADALSRRMLDVPGVGPITATIVASDIGDGKGYASSRDYAASLGLVPGQHSSGDKPRYLGISKRGNRYIRTNLIHGARAVVKNCAGKTDQLSQWLQSLVERRGFNKAAVALANKNARILWAMTTKNEAYQGAPA from the coding sequence ATGAATACTAGCGTAATTGGTTTAGATATCGCAAAGAACATTTTTCATCTGTATACGTTGAATGCGGATAATAAAGTCATCAAGAAAAAACTCAAACGGGCGCAAGTCTTGACCTTCTTCGCCAATTATCCGGTCAGCACGATTGGTATCGAGGCGTGCGGCAGTAGCCATTATTGGGCTAGAGAATTAACTAAACTGGGCCATGAAGTGATGTTATTGAACGCGAAGTTTGTCAAGAGCTTCGTGGTCGGCAACAAGAATGATTTTAACGATGCCCAAGCGATTTTTGATGCGGTCGGCCGGCCCAATAAGCGGGTGGTGTCGATCAAAACCGAAGTACAGCAAGATATGCAACTGCTTCATAATCTACGCCAGGATCTGGTCAAACGACGAACTGCTGTAGTGAATCAGATTCGTGGAGCCTTGCTGGAGCGCGGCATTGCCATTCACAAAGGGGTCGATCAAGTCAGAAAACAATTGCCTGATATTTTAGAAGATGCCGAGAACGGACTAACAGCGCTGTGTCGAGAGCTGATTGCGGAGCAAGCCGAACGGTTAAGAGAATTGGATAAGGCGATTAAGGAGCAAGACAAACGGCTTGGCAGGCTCAGTCAAGCCGATGCATTAAGCCGACGTATGCTGGATGTTCCCGGGGTGGGTCCGATCACCGCCACGATTGTGGCATCTGATATCGGGGACGGCAAAGGCTATGCCAGTAGCCGAGATTATGCAGCGAGTCTGGGCCTGGTTCCCGGGCAGCATAGCAGCGGCGATAAACCCCGCTATCTGGGGATCAGTAAACGGGGTAATCGTTATATCCGAACCAACTTAATTCATGGTGCACGCGCGGTGGTCAAAAACTGTGCTGGCAAAACAGATCAACTCAGCCAGTGGCTGCAGTCGCTGGTCGAGCGACGCGGCTTTAACAAGGCCGCGGTTGCCCTGGCCAACAAAAACGCCCGCATCTTGTGGGCAATGACCACGAAAAATGAAGCTTATCAAGGGGCGCCTGCCTAA
- a CDS encoding cold-shock protein produces MATGTVKWFNNTKGFGFIEPSEGTEDVFVHHSVIQGEGFKTLSPGQSVQFEIESGPKGLTAANVIPG; encoded by the coding sequence ATGGCAACAGGCACTGTAAAGTGGTTTAACAACACGAAAGGCTTCGGCTTTATTGAGCCGTCGGAAGGTACGGAAGACGTCTTCGTTCACCATTCAGTCATCCAGGGAGAAGGTTTTAAAACATTGAGCCCCGGACAATCGGTACAATTCGAAATAGAATCGGGCCCGAAAGGCCTGACCGCAGCAAACGTTATTCCAGGCTAA
- a CDS encoding CBS domain-containing protein → MIDKTKIVHVRDVMKTDFSMIEGSASVSDALKLMKSQKTSVLVVNKRHEFDEYGLVTSGDIARHVLAKDKAPDRVNVYEIMACPVIQVSPDMDIRLCSRLFANYNLVRAPVVENGKVIGMVSPNALVLDGMYRNL, encoded by the coding sequence ATGATCGATAAAACTAAAATTGTTCATGTCAGAGACGTCATGAAAACCGACTTTTCGATGATCGAAGGCTCAGCCTCGGTCAGCGATGCATTAAAGCTGATGAAGTCGCAAAAAACCTCGGTATTGGTTGTCAATAAACGCCATGAATTCGACGAATACGGCTTGGTTACCTCCGGCGATATCGCACGCCATGTATTGGCTAAAGATAAGGCACCGGACCGCGTCAATGTCTACGAGATCATGGCCTGCCCGGTGATTCAGGTCTCGCCCGACATGGATATTCGTCTTTGCTCAAGGTTGTTTGCAAACTACAATTTGGTTCGCGCGCCGGTTGTCGAAAACGGCAAGGTTATCGGCATGGTTAGTCCGAATGCTCTGGTGCTGGACGGCATGTACCGAAACCTTTAA
- a CDS encoding P-II family nitrogen regulator: MRFKLIIAFVEDSKTDLVLDTARKSGAKGATVINHARGEGMKQSKTFFGLTLETQRDVLMFLVEEHLSRYILEKIAKAAEFDATSGTGIAFKIDVEDAIGVMHQVEQLTQELEDEI; encoded by the coding sequence ATGCGTTTCAAATTAATCATCGCCTTTGTTGAAGACTCAAAAACCGATCTTGTGCTCGATACCGCCCGCAAAAGCGGCGCCAAGGGCGCAACCGTGATCAACCATGCCCGCGGTGAAGGCATGAAGCAATCCAAGACCTTTTTCGGCCTGACCCTAGAAACTCAACGGGATGTATTGATGTTCCTGGTCGAGGAACATTTGAGCCGCTATATCCTTGAAAAAATCGCAAAAGCCGCCGAATTCGATGCCACCTCGGGTACCGGAATTGCTTTTAAAATCGATGTCGAGGATGCGATCGGCGTGATGCATCAAGTCGAACAATTAACCCAAGAACTGGAAGACGAAATATGA
- a CDS encoding DUF1538 domain-containing protein encodes MIDWLIHFSEDLLKTCRDVAPIAGIIIGFQVLVIRKPILHPIKTLLGFVNVLIGITFFMEGLKMALFPLGELMATQLTAPEFLGIPTEAAVAAWKDYFWVYLFAGSIGFATTLAEPSLLAVAVKAEEISGGAIRAWGLRIAVSLGVSFGIALGSFRIVNGTELYFFIIGAYLLVIIQTILAPKLIIGLAYDSGGVTTSTVTVPLVTALGIGLASTVPGRNPLLDGFGLIAFASLFAVISVLTYAQLAEWRNKKRNSSNQSSSK; translated from the coding sequence ATGATCGATTGGCTCATTCATTTTAGTGAAGATTTACTTAAAACCTGCCGTGATGTAGCCCCGATTGCCGGCATCATTATCGGCTTTCAGGTATTGGTTATTCGCAAACCCATCCTGCATCCGATCAAAACCTTACTCGGTTTCGTCAATGTATTGATCGGCATTACGTTCTTTATGGAAGGTTTGAAAATGGCATTATTTCCGCTCGGCGAATTAATGGCCACACAATTGACCGCGCCGGAATTTCTCGGCATTCCTACCGAGGCAGCTGTAGCCGCCTGGAAAGATTATTTCTGGGTTTATCTATTTGCCGGAAGCATCGGATTTGCAACTACTTTAGCCGAACCTTCGTTGTTGGCTGTCGCAGTCAAAGCCGAAGAGATCTCCGGTGGAGCAATCCGCGCGTGGGGGCTGCGCATCGCGGTATCTCTTGGAGTTTCTTTCGGAATCGCACTCGGTTCTTTCCGAATCGTCAACGGCACGGAGTTGTATTTTTTTATTATCGGTGCTTATCTTCTCGTTATTATTCAGACCATTTTAGCCCCTAAGTTGATTATCGGCTTGGCTTATGATTCAGGAGGCGTCACGACCTCGACCGTGACCGTACCTCTCGTCACGGCGCTCGGTATAGGTCTGGCATCGACAGTTCCGGGCCGTAATCCGTTACTTGACGGATTCGGCTTGATTGCGTTCGCAAGTCTTTTTGCAGTGATTTCCGTCCTGACTTACGCCCAACTCGCCGAATGGCGCAATAAAAAACGAAATTCATCCAATCAAAGCTCATCCAAATAA